One window of Cyanobacterium stanieri LEGE 03274 genomic DNA carries:
- a CDS encoding phycobilisome protein, with protein MYPELQLLIHEAEFNYLQSNDLETFSKCINSLQGKMDIYRLLRDREIEIFQIVADKLVAKFSDSQEKALEISLQHWLLITRYSAMAMLLNNPEFLERRLLEWLTDVVEARESQSIDSAVHSLLITELKQALNPSQIADLEPFLNQAKEYLVKDTVRA; from the coding sequence ATGTACCCAGAATTACAACTACTCATCCACGAAGCAGAATTTAACTATCTACAAAGTAACGACTTAGAAACCTTCTCTAAGTGCATCAACAGTCTGCAGGGAAAAATGGACATTTATCGTCTTCTGCGAGATAGGGAAATTGAAATCTTTCAAATCGTGGCAGATAAATTGGTAGCCAAATTTTCCGATAGCCAAGAAAAAGCCCTCGAAATCTCCTTACAACATTGGCTATTAATTACCAGATATAGCGCCATGGCAATGCTACTCAATAACCCCGAATTTTTAGAACGTCGCCTCTTAGAATGGCTAACGGACGTTGTAGAAGCTAGGGAATCTCAATCCATTGACTCGGCGGTTCATTCCCTGTTAATCACGGAACTTAAACAAGCCTTAAACCCTTCCCAGATAGCAGATTTAGAGCCATTCTTAAATCAAGCCAAGGAATATTTAGTTAAAGATACCGTCAGGGCTTAA